One region of Afipia carboxidovorans OM5 genomic DNA includes:
- a CDS encoding cytochrome c/FTR1 family iron permease, which yields MHRDRIATRGPRNGTASWLTVSLPILAMFICRISDPRRVFFAFARASLIVLCMATVASAQTAPAQTIWRLLDYIAVDYPEAVENGEIVNQSEYDEMKEFSGTASKLIGELPTSSAKTGLLRQAEALEGAIATKASPQAIAAAARELATDLIKAYPVPLSPSIAPDSGRGKALYAQHCASCHGATGRGDGLQAVGLDPPPIAFTDEKRARNRSVFALYQVIEQGLEGTSMASFADLPSQDRWALAFYAGSLAYPDTEVSNGKTLWDSDAYLRKRFDLEKLVATMPATLAAELGEDKARQVMAYLRRHPDAAATQPAPGTLTLARSRLKEVITVYERGERKTATDLALSAYLDGFEPAEPILAARDNALMVRIERAMSDLRAAIAKGDPVEAVQSRVATLDRLFAEAETILAPNEASGTSGFIAAFTILAREGLEAILIVTAIMSFLVKAGRRDVLPYLHGGWIAALIVGAGTWAASTWLITISGAGRELTEGVGGVFAAAVLLWVGIWMHGKSHADAWQRYIRDRLGRALSRRSAWLLFALAFIVVYREVFETILFYAAIWSQGNSGAIVSGAFAACVVLALIAFAMLRYSRTLPIGKFFAYSSALLAVLAIVLMGKGSAALQEAGYLPATPSPGLPRSELLGIYPTYETIGAQLVMVALLVLGFLWNRRAAA from the coding sequence ATGCATCGTGACCGGATCGCCACGCGCGGGCCAAGGAATGGCACCGCATCGTGGCTCACTGTATCGCTGCCAATTCTCGCCATGTTCATATGCCGCATTTCCGACCCCCGGCGGGTGTTCTTCGCGTTCGCGCGTGCAAGCCTCATTGTCCTTTGTATGGCGACGGTCGCGTCGGCGCAGACCGCGCCGGCGCAAACGATCTGGCGGTTACTCGACTATATCGCCGTCGATTATCCAGAGGCGGTCGAAAACGGCGAGATCGTCAACCAGAGCGAATACGACGAGATGAAGGAATTCTCGGGCACGGCGAGCAAGTTGATCGGAGAGCTTCCGACCTCCTCTGCGAAGACGGGGCTGCTGCGACAGGCGGAAGCGCTTGAGGGAGCCATCGCAACCAAGGCCTCGCCACAAGCCATTGCGGCCGCTGCGCGCGAGCTCGCCACGGATCTCATCAAGGCCTATCCTGTTCCACTGTCCCCAAGCATCGCGCCGGATAGCGGCCGGGGCAAAGCGCTCTACGCCCAGCACTGCGCGAGCTGTCATGGCGCAACCGGTCGCGGCGACGGACTGCAAGCCGTCGGGCTTGATCCACCCCCGATTGCCTTCACCGATGAAAAGCGCGCGCGCAATCGCAGTGTGTTTGCGCTCTATCAGGTGATCGAACAGGGACTTGAAGGTACCAGCATGGCGAGCTTTGCCGACCTCCCTTCGCAGGATCGCTGGGCACTCGCTTTCTATGCCGGCTCGCTCGCCTATCCCGACACCGAAGTCTCGAACGGGAAGACGCTGTGGGACAGCGACGCATATCTGCGCAAGCGCTTCGATCTCGAAAAACTCGTGGCTACCATGCCCGCAACCCTCGCCGCCGAGTTGGGTGAGGACAAGGCGCGGCAGGTCATGGCCTATCTACGACGGCATCCGGACGCAGCCGCTACACAGCCGGCCCCTGGAACTCTTACGCTGGCACGCAGCCGACTGAAAGAAGTCATCACAGTCTATGAGCGCGGTGAACGCAAGACAGCAACCGATCTCGCCCTCTCGGCTTACCTCGATGGATTCGAGCCGGCTGAACCAATACTGGCGGCACGCGACAACGCACTGATGGTCCGTATTGAACGCGCCATGTCTGATCTGCGCGCCGCCATCGCCAAAGGTGATCCGGTGGAAGCCGTCCAAAGTCGCGTAGCTACGCTCGACAGGTTGTTCGCGGAGGCGGAGACGATACTGGCACCGAATGAAGCCTCTGGAACGTCCGGCTTCATTGCGGCCTTCACGATTCTCGCACGCGAGGGACTCGAGGCGATTCTGATCGTCACTGCCATCATGTCCTTCCTCGTCAAGGCCGGTCGTCGTGACGTGCTGCCATATCTCCACGGCGGGTGGATTGCTGCGCTCATCGTCGGAGCAGGCACGTGGGCGGCGTCGACGTGGCTCATTACGATCAGCGGCGCCGGTCGCGAATTGACCGAAGGGGTCGGTGGGGTGTTCGCGGCTGCGGTGTTGCTTTGGGTCGGAATCTGGATGCACGGCAAGAGTCATGCCGATGCCTGGCAACGCTACATCCGCGATCGGTTGGGGCGCGCCCTCAGCCGGCGCTCGGCGTGGTTACTGTTCGCCCTGGCTTTCATTGTCGTCTATCGCGAGGTGTTCGAGACAATCCTCTTCTACGCAGCGATCTGGAGCCAGGGAAACAGCGGCGCGATCGTCTCGGGTGCATTTGCGGCATGCGTGGTGCTCGCGCTCATCGCCTTCGCCATGTTGCGCTACAGCCGTACGTTGCCGATCGGCAAGTTCTTCGCATACAGCTCGGCGCTGCTCGCGGTGCTTGCGATCGTGTTGATGGGCAAGGGAAGCGCGGCACTTCAGGAAGCGGGCTATCTGCCGGCCACACCTTCGCCTGGCCTGCCGCGGAGCGAATTGCTTGGAATCTATCCGACTTATGAAACCATCGGCGCTCAGCTCGTCATGGTTGCCTTGCTGGTGTTGGGCTTCCTGTGGAATCGCCGCGCCGCCGCATGA